A genomic region of Caldicellulosiruptor acetigenus contains the following coding sequences:
- the secA gene encoding preprotein translocase subunit SecA yields the protein MLKIIEKLIGSYSEREIKKILPIVDKIESLASEYERLTDAELRQKTDIFKQRLKNGETLDDILPEAFAAVREAAWRTLKMRHFRVQLIGGIVLHQGRIAEMKTGEGKTLVATLPAYLNALEGKGVHIVTVNDYLAKRDAEWMGPIYNFLGLSVGVIVHGLTHEERKKAYSCDITYGTNNEFGFDYLRDNMAIYKEELVQRELNYAIIDEVDSILIDEARTPLIISGPAEKSTDLYKRADNFVRRLKPLYYNSDDDKQMPDTTGYDYIVNEKRHTVSLTEEGIKKAEKYFGVTNLADPENATLHHHIIQALKAHALMKRDRDYVVKDGQVIIVDEFTGRLMYGRRFSEGLHQAIEAKEGVRIERESKTLATITFQNYFRLYKKLAGMTGTAKTEEQEFREIYKLDVIEIPTHKPMIRIDHPDKVYKTEKAKFEAIVQEIVETHKKGQPVLVGTVSIEKSEMLSEMLKKHGIKHEVLNAKHHEKEAMIIAKAGQKGAVTIATNMAGRGTDIVLGEGVAELGGLKVIGTERHESRRIDNQLRGRAGRQGDPGESRFYVSLEDDLMRLFGSERIKNLVESLGLPDDQPIEHKLLSDAIEKAQKRVEARNFEIRKHLLQFDDVLNKQREIIYSQRRKVLEGENLRDSILGMIDELVDYKIKVYTGESPHPEDWDIKGLLQDLKFIFLDSELSEQDAKNMTKQELKEKLISIAKEKYEKKEQEVGELMRELERVVLLRVVDMHWMEHIDAVEQLREGISLRAIGQKDPIVEFRFEAFEMFDEMIKRIQEETIKIILHANVENMPQRERVVKEMYENAPSDTPVRKPVVKTQKVGRNDPCPCGSGKKYKKCCGAV from the coding sequence ATGTTAAAAATAATTGAAAAGCTGATAGGAAGCTACAGCGAAAGAGAGATAAAAAAAATCTTGCCAATAGTTGATAAGATAGAATCACTTGCATCGGAATATGAGAGATTAACAGATGCAGAGCTGAGGCAAAAGACAGACATATTCAAACAGAGGTTAAAAAACGGCGAGACTTTGGACGATATCCTGCCAGAAGCGTTTGCAGCTGTGCGAGAGGCTGCTTGGCGGACTTTAAAGATGCGCCATTTCAGAGTTCAGTTAATTGGTGGAATAGTTTTGCACCAGGGCAGGATTGCAGAGATGAAAACTGGTGAAGGTAAAACCCTTGTGGCAACTCTACCTGCGTACTTGAACGCTTTAGAGGGCAAGGGTGTTCATATAGTAACTGTTAATGACTACTTGGCAAAAAGAGACGCTGAGTGGATGGGACCTATTTACAATTTCTTGGGACTTTCTGTTGGTGTTATAGTCCATGGCCTGACACATGAAGAGAGGAAAAAAGCTTATAGCTGTGATATTACCTATGGTACAAACAACGAGTTTGGGTTTGATTACTTGCGTGACAACATGGCAATTTACAAAGAAGAACTTGTGCAAAGAGAGCTAAACTATGCAATAATCGACGAGGTTGACTCAATCTTGATTGACGAGGCAAGAACGCCTCTTATCATCTCAGGTCCTGCTGAAAAGTCAACAGACCTTTACAAAAGAGCAGACAATTTCGTAAGAAGACTAAAACCTCTTTATTATAACAGTGATGATGACAAGCAAATGCCAGATACCACTGGCTATGACTATATAGTAAACGAGAAAAGACACACAGTTTCGCTCACAGAAGAGGGTATCAAGAAAGCCGAGAAATATTTTGGTGTCACAAACTTGGCTGACCCGGAAAATGCAACCCTTCACCACCACATTATCCAGGCACTAAAAGCTCACGCGCTCATGAAAAGAGACAGGGACTATGTTGTAAAAGATGGCCAAGTAATCATCGTTGATGAGTTCACAGGAAGATTGATGTACGGCCGAAGGTTTTCGGAAGGGCTTCACCAGGCCATTGAAGCAAAAGAAGGCGTGAGGATAGAAAGAGAAAGCAAAACCTTGGCAACAATTACCTTCCAGAACTATTTCAGGCTGTACAAAAAACTTGCTGGTATGACAGGTACTGCAAAGACAGAAGAGCAGGAGTTTAGAGAAATCTATAAGCTTGATGTCATAGAAATTCCTACGCACAAACCAATGATAAGAATTGACCATCCTGACAAGGTTTACAAGACAGAAAAGGCAAAGTTTGAGGCGATTGTTCAGGAGATTGTTGAGACTCACAAAAAAGGTCAGCCTGTTTTGGTTGGCACAGTGTCAATTGAGAAGTCTGAGATGCTGAGCGAGATGCTCAAAAAACATGGTATAAAACATGAGGTTTTAAACGCAAAACACCACGAAAAAGAGGCTATGATAATTGCAAAGGCTGGTCAAAAAGGTGCTGTGACAATTGCAACCAACATGGCAGGCCGTGGAACAGACATTGTTTTAGGCGAAGGTGTTGCTGAGCTTGGCGGGCTGAAAGTAATTGGTACAGAGAGGCATGAGAGCAGGCGAATAGACAACCAGCTCCGAGGAAGAGCCGGCCGTCAGGGTGACCCAGGCGAGTCAAGGTTTTATGTATCGCTTGAGGACGATTTGATGAGACTTTTCGGGTCTGAGAGGATTAAAAACCTTGTTGAGTCGCTGGGCTTGCCTGATGACCAGCCGATTGAACACAAGCTCTTGTCTGATGCCATTGAAAAGGCGCAAAAGAGGGTTGAAGCACGAAACTTTGAGATACGAAAACATCTTTTGCAATTTGACGATGTTTTGAACAAGCAAAGAGAGATAATATACTCACAAAGGCGCAAGGTTTTAGAAGGCGAGAACTTAAGGGATTCTATCCTTGGCATGATAGATGAGCTTGTGGATTACAAGATAAAGGTGTACACAGGCGAAAGTCCTCATCCTGAAGACTGGGATATAAAAGGTCTTTTGCAGGATTTGAAGTTTATATTCTTGGATAGTGAGCTTTCTGAGCAGGATGCAAAAAATATGACAAAACAGGAGCTAAAAGAAAAGCTCATCTCAATTGCAAAAGAAAAATATGAGAAGAAAGAACAAGAAGTTGGCGAGCTTATGCGCGAGCTTGAAAGGGTTGTGCTTTTGCGAGTTGTTGACATGCACTGGATGGAACACATAGATGCAGTAGAACAGCTGAGAGAAGGCATATCTCTTCGCGCGATTGGTCAAAAAGACCCAATAGTTGAGTTCAGGTTCGAAGCGTTTGAAATGTTTGATGAAATGATAAAGAGAATCCAGGAGGAAACAATAAAGATTATACTTCATGCAAATGTTGAAAATATGCCTCAAAGAGAAAGAGTTGTTAAAGAGATGTATGAAAATGCGCCATCAGACACACCTGTGAGAAAACCTGTTGTGAAAACACAGAAGGTTGGAAGAAACGACCCATGTCCTTGCGGGAGCGGCAAAAAATACAAAAAATGCTGCGGTGCAGTGTGA
- the prfB gene encoding peptide chain release factor 2 (programmed frameshift) has translation MLLLEEILQRLEKAEEDLKEMRVSLDIDRLESELKSLESETSSPDFWQDLENSQKVLQKIKRLKDKIERFQKLYSQCEDLKVLTELSLDEGNHEMAEELEKELLDLERKIEDFKIEVLLNGPYDKNNAILSIHAGAGGTEAQDWAEMLLRMYTRWAAKKGYKVETLDILPGEEAGIKSVTVRIVGENAYGYLKAEKGVHRLVRISPFDAAGRRHTSFAAVEVLPEVEDDTDIEIKEEDLEIDTFRASGAGGQHVNKTESAVRIKHIPTGIVVTCQNERSQHKNREIALKILKAKLLELKEKERREKIQKLKGEQTEIGWGNQIRSYVFCPYTLVKDHRTEAEVGNVEAVMDGEIDVFINAYLKKFRNEEEVA, from the exons ATGCTTTTGCTTGAAGAAATTTTGCAGAGGTTAGAGAAGGCAGAAGAAGACCTCAAGGAAATGAGGGTTTCTCTT GACATCGACAGGCTGGAAAGTGAGCTAAAATCGTTGGAGAGTGAGACTTCGAGTCCTGATTTCTGGCAGGATTTAGAGAACTCTCAAAAAGTTTTACAGAAAATAAAAAGGCTAAAGGACAAAATAGAGAGGTTCCAAAAACTATATTCGCAGTGTGAAGACTTAAAAGTGCTGACAGAGCTGAGCTTGGATGAAGGAAACCATGAGATGGCAGAAGAGCTTGAAAAAGAGCTTTTGGACCTTGAGAGGAAAATAGAGGATTTCAAGATAGAGGTCCTTTTAAACGGTCCATATGACAAAAACAATGCAATACTCTCAATTCATGCGGGTGCAGGTGGCACAGAAGCTCAGGACTGGGCAGAGATGCTGCTTAGGATGTACACCCGCTGGGCAGCAAAAAAAGGCTACAAGGTTGAAACTTTAGACATTCTGCCGGGGGAAGAGGCAGGCATTAAAAGTGTCACAGTTCGCATAGTTGGTGAGAATGCCTATGGGTATCTGAAAGCTGAAAAAGGAGTTCACAGGCTTGTGAGGATTTCGCCGTTTGATGCAGCAGGAAGAAGACATACTTCCTTTGCAGCGGTTGAGGTCCTGCCCGAGGTTGAAGATGACACCGACATTGAGATAAAGGAAGAAGACCTTGAGATAGACACGTTCAGAGCATCTGGGGCAGGTGGCCAGCATGTTAACAAGACAGAGTCGGCTGTTAGAATAAAGCACATTCCAACAGGTATTGTTGTGACGTGCCAGAATGAGAGGTCCCAGCACAAGAATAGGGAAATTGCTCTCAAAATCTTAAAAGCAAAACTTTTAGAGCTCAAAGAAAAGGAAAGAAGAGAGAAGATTCAAAAACTAAAAGGGGAACAGACAGAAATTGGCTGGGGAAATCAAATAAGGTCTTATGTATTTTGCCCGTATACTTTGGTAAAAGACCACAGGACAGAAGCAGAAGTAGGGAATGTTGAGGCAGTAATGGACGGTGAGATAGATGTCTTCATAAATGCGTACCTCAAGAAATTTAGAAACGAGGAGGAAGTAGCGTGA
- a CDS encoding chemotaxis protein CheW, producing MRQYVIFNVGDYSFGVDILEIVEIIKPNKIVKVPSMPQHVEGIIDVRGTSVPVYNLAKRLEIDSKVESQKIIIVELSKFQLGFLVDDVSEILKIEDDKIEKASESIRGIKRKFIDSIARVGDDMIIILDLKNVLTMEEEENIQEFIKNS from the coding sequence GTGAGGCAGTATGTCATTTTCAATGTAGGAGACTACAGCTTTGGGGTTGACATACTTGAGATTGTTGAGATTATAAAGCCAAACAAGATTGTAAAGGTACCAAGTATGCCTCAGCATGTCGAAGGCATCATTGATGTGAGAGGCACATCTGTCCCGGTTTACAACCTTGCAAAACGGCTTGAGATTGACTCAAAAGTAGAGTCGCAGAAAATCATCATTGTAGAGCTTTCTAAATTCCAGCTTGGTTTTTTGGTTGATGATGTCTCTGAGATACTCAAAATTGAAGATGACAAGATTGAAAAGGCAAGTGAGAGCATCAGGGGAATCAAGCGAAAATTCATTGACTCAATTGCGCGTGTGGGAGATGATATGATTATCATTCTTGACCTTAAAAATGTGCTTACAATGGAAGAGGAAGAAAATATACAGGAGTTTATAAAAAATTCATAA
- a CDS encoding sensor histidine kinase, whose product MRILIVDDSPFIVKQIEGIIKSMEMKCDIFAAENGEKAIEMVSQNEFDLVLLDIVLPDINGLEVLKFIRRVKDYGEVFVIVMTSLESDEVLEESFNRGANDFIRKPIKPIELSSRLRAIVRMKNYQYLYKMSLEDLKEKNNQLIELTAKLKQTQDFLVQSEKMSAIGQLAAGVAHEINNPLGFVITNIEVLQKYFDKIVDIVNRYNKFIQILNDPKTQVSSIGNLINEVEDLKKKYRIEFILEDIPQLLKETQEGLQRVSQIVQSLKRFARSGLENKKTFEDLNDIIEETLLIARNELKYDVEVIKEYGENCHAYVNRGEIGQVVLNILMNAAQAIKGQQNRTEKGHIYIKTWCDSEYVYCSIKDDGPGIKKIYLSRIFEPFFTTKDVGKGTGLGLSISYDIIVNKHGGSIWAESEEGKGANFIFKIPINVQIPEKSEN is encoded by the coding sequence ATGAGAATATTGATTGTAGATGACTCACCTTTCATTGTTAAGCAAATAGAAGGTATTATTAAGTCTATGGAGATGAAATGTGATATATTTGCTGCTGAAAATGGTGAGAAAGCTATTGAGATGGTAAGTCAAAACGAGTTTGATTTAGTGTTGTTGGACATTGTTTTACCTGATATAAATGGGTTAGAGGTTCTCAAATTTATAAGAAGAGTCAAAGATTACGGTGAAGTTTTTGTGATTGTTATGACATCGCTTGAAAGCGATGAGGTGTTGGAAGAAAGTTTTAACCGTGGCGCTAATGACTTTATCAGAAAACCTATCAAACCTATTGAGTTGTCATCACGGCTTAGGGCTATTGTTAGAATGAAAAATTATCAATACCTCTATAAAATGTCACTTGAAGATTTAAAAGAAAAGAACAACCAGCTTATCGAACTTACTGCTAAGTTAAAACAAACCCAGGATTTTTTGGTCCAAAGCGAAAAGATGTCAGCCATTGGTCAACTTGCAGCCGGTGTTGCCCATGAGATTAACAATCCTTTGGGCTTTGTAATTACCAATATAGAGGTTCTCCAAAAATACTTTGACAAGATTGTCGATATAGTAAACAGATATAACAAATTTATCCAGATCCTGAATGACCCTAAAACACAAGTCAGTTCAATAGGAAATCTCATCAATGAGGTAGAAGATTTAAAAAAGAAATACAGAATTGAATTCATTTTAGAAGATATACCTCAGCTTCTGAAAGAGACACAGGAAGGACTGCAAAGGGTGTCGCAGATTGTTCAATCGCTCAAAAGATTTGCACGCAGTGGTCTTGAGAATAAAAAGACGTTTGAAGATTTGAACGATATTATAGAAGAAACCTTGCTGATTGCCAGAAACGAGCTAAAATACGATGTTGAGGTAATTAAAGAGTATGGTGAAAATTGTCATGCGTATGTCAACCGTGGAGAGATAGGACAGGTGGTGTTAAATATTTTGATGAATGCAGCTCAGGCTATAAAAGGTCAGCAAAACAGAACAGAAAAAGGACATATTTACATAAAAACGTGGTGTGACTCTGAGTATGTTTACTGTTCTATAAAAGATGATGGTCCAGGGATTAAGAAGATATATCTTTCAAGAATTTTTGAACCGTTTTTCACTACAAAAGATGTTGGCAAAGGTACAGGACTTGGTTTGAGTATATCCTATGATATCATTGTTAACAAACATGGTGGAAGTATTTGGGCAGAGAGTGAAGAAGGCAAAGGAGCAAATTTTATTTTCAAGATACCTATAAATGTTCAGATTCCAGAGAAAAGTGAAAATTAA
- a CDS encoding response regulator yields the protein MRKSILFVDDEKNILKALYRVFCEEDYNLFFAENAKEALDVLESNDINIIITDFRMPGMSGYDLLKIVKEKYPQVIRIILSGYADENIVFKALQTNVAKVYILKPWNNDKLKEIIVNVSELEDKMREKRCLEIINNIDYLPTLKNLYNTICKVIENEDDINKVVKSIEQDPAIASKILQIANSAFYNLKTASVKQAVVYLGLVNVRNIVLNAAVFECLGESDYKALLWEHANLANKIFYYIYERILGKKVQDSFASAGLLHGIGQILLLKLFPQKYKEYRKRLIYSDQYIDFEELEKEIFGFTHTELGAVLLSWWDIPLPVVEAAFYHHRPDSSNIINREVVCAVNIACYLAWDLAGVKQSEEYVNYSKEFLKFNCESWVDLKQLCKSLFNKQED from the coding sequence ATGAGAAAGTCAATTTTATTTGTTGACGATGAAAAGAATATATTAAAAGCACTTTATAGAGTCTTTTGTGAAGAGGATTACAACCTGTTCTTTGCAGAAAATGCTAAAGAGGCATTGGATGTTTTAGAATCCAATGATATAAATATTATAATAACTGACTTTAGAATGCCTGGGATGTCTGGTTATGACCTGCTGAAGATTGTTAAAGAAAAATATCCTCAGGTAATAAGAATTATTTTAAGTGGATACGCAGATGAAAATATTGTCTTTAAGGCTCTGCAGACAAATGTTGCAAAGGTTTATATCTTAAAACCGTGGAATAATGATAAATTAAAAGAGATTATTGTAAATGTTAGTGAATTAGAAGACAAAATGAGAGAAAAAAGATGTTTAGAAATAATTAATAATATTGATTATCTACCAACCCTTAAAAATCTTTACAACACGATTTGCAAAGTCATCGAAAATGAGGATGATATCAATAAAGTAGTAAAGAGTATCGAACAAGACCCAGCAATAGCTTCCAAGATTTTGCAGATTGCAAACTCGGCTTTCTACAATCTGAAAACTGCATCTGTGAAGCAAGCTGTTGTTTATTTAGGGCTGGTAAATGTCAGAAACATAGTGTTAAATGCAGCTGTATTTGAATGTCTTGGCGAAAGTGATTATAAGGCTTTGCTTTGGGAGCATGCAAATCTTGCTAATAAGATTTTCTATTATATCTATGAAAGGATACTTGGGAAAAAAGTTCAGGATTCGTTTGCATCTGCAGGACTTTTGCACGGAATTGGTCAGATACTTCTTTTAAAACTTTTCCCGCAAAAATATAAAGAGTATAGAAAAAGGTTAATATATTCAGACCAGTATATAGACTTTGAGGAGTTAGAAAAAGAAATCTTTGGTTTTACTCACACAGAACTTGGTGCAGTGTTATTAAGTTGGTGGGATATCCCTTTGCCGGTGGTCGAAGCAGCATTTTACCATCACAGACCTGATAGTAGCAATATAATAAACAGAGAAGTTGTATGTGCAGTAAATATAGCGTGTTATTTGGCCTGGGACTTGGCTGGAGTCAAACAATCCGAGGAATATGTAAATTATAGTAAGGAGTTTCTAAAATTTAACTGTGAGAGTTGGGTAGATTTAAAACAGCTGTGTAAAAGTTTGTTTAACAAGCAAGAAGACTAA
- a CDS encoding response regulator, with product MGQYTVLFVDDEENILRSIKRALMDEEYRCLFANSGNEALQILEKEKVNVIVADMKMPEMDGLTLLKIVKQKYPKVVRVVLSGFTHLPQVLAAINQADIYRFITKPWSIEDELKVAINQALEYYKIQEEKEQLTKALEKRNEMYQNLLKTINNKMQEINNNNEILREIINSIISFFIQLCKTQKSIDNLIDVMLNAKNLLSRFILIMPISTEKFSPTRLKKDLEKDLSKPDKMLNSIVINIDSNCRNIIFESWYSIILFTVGEIIEWIGKNNIVETIKLMVSCNEENNKFVITIPISDSIDENLAMFLIVLKFFTSKFEGNIRLDKVNGQNSIIIEFGMKTAEKIVN from the coding sequence ATGGGTCAGTATACAGTGCTGTTTGTGGATGATGAGGAAAATATTTTACGTTCAATAAAAAGAGCACTTATGGATGAGGAATACAGATGTCTTTTTGCAAATAGTGGTAATGAAGCTTTGCAAATACTTGAAAAAGAAAAAGTGAATGTAATTGTTGCCGACATGAAAATGCCAGAAATGGATGGACTTACTCTTCTCAAAATTGTCAAGCAAAAGTATCCAAAAGTTGTTAGAGTAGTTCTTTCAGGCTTTACTCATCTGCCTCAGGTATTAGCAGCTATAAATCAAGCAGATATATACAGGTTTATAACCAAGCCCTGGAGTATAGAAGATGAACTGAAAGTTGCCATAAATCAGGCGTTAGAATATTATAAGATTCAAGAAGAAAAGGAACAACTTACAAAGGCATTAGAAAAGAGAAATGAGATGTATCAGAATTTGCTTAAAACCATCAACAACAAAATGCAAGAGATTAACAATAATAACGAAATTTTACGTGAAATCATCAATTCGATAATTTCTTTTTTTATTCAACTATGTAAAACGCAGAAAAGTATTGATAATTTAATAGATGTCATGTTGAATGCAAAAAATTTATTGTCAAGGTTTATACTCATTATGCCAATATCAACTGAAAAGTTTTCTCCAACAAGATTAAAAAAAGACCTCGAGAAAGATTTATCTAAGCCTGATAAAATGCTCAACAGTATTGTTATTAACATAGATTCCAATTGTCGAAATATAATTTTCGAAAGTTGGTATAGCATAATATTATTTACAGTTGGAGAAATCATTGAATGGATAGGAAAGAACAATATAGTAGAAACCATCAAGCTAATGGTCAGTTGCAATGAAGAGAATAATAAATTTGTTATTACAATTCCTATTTCAGACAGTATAGATGAAAATCTTGCAATGTTTTTGATTGTCTTAAAGTTTTTCACATCAAAGTTTGAAGGAAATATCAGGCTTGATAAAGTCAATGGACAAAACTCAATAATAATAGAATTTGGAATGAAAACTGCTGAAAAAATCGTTAATTGA
- the leuC gene encoding 3-isopropylmalate dehydratase large subunit yields MAKPMTMSQKILAYHAGKEYVEPGDLIFANVDLVLGNDVTTPVAIKEFEKIGIDKVFDKDKIAIVPDHFTPNKDIKSAQQCKMVREFAKKYEITNYFEVGEMGIEHALLPEKGLVVPGDLVIGADSHTCTYGALGSFSTGIGSTDMACAMATGKCWFKVPEAIKFVLYGKKTGWTSGKDIILHIIGMIGVDGALYKSMEYTGEGLKSLSMDDRFTIANMAIEAGAKNGIFEVDEKTIEYVKQHSTKPYKIFKADEDAEYSQVFEIDISKIRPTVAFPHLPENTKTIDEITEKIYIDQVVIGSCTNGRIEDLRIAAKILKGRKVKKGLRCIIFPATQNIYKQALKEGLIEIFIDAGCVVSTPTCGPCLGGHMGILADGEKALATTNRNFVGRMGHPNSEVYLSSPAIAAASAVLGYIGSPEELGMKGDEEQ; encoded by the coding sequence ATGGCAAAACCGATGACAATGTCCCAGAAGATTTTGGCGTATCATGCAGGAAAAGAATATGTTGAGCCGGGTGATTTGATTTTTGCAAATGTTGACCTTGTTCTGGGGAATGACGTTACAACACCTGTTGCAATAAAGGAGTTTGAAAAGATAGGGATTGACAAGGTTTTTGACAAAGATAAAATTGCAATAGTTCCCGACCATTTTACTCCAAACAAAGACATAAAGTCTGCTCAGCAGTGCAAGATGGTTCGAGAGTTTGCTAAAAAGTATGAGATTACAAATTACTTTGAAGTTGGCGAGATGGGCATTGAACATGCACTCTTGCCAGAAAAAGGACTTGTTGTGCCGGGTGATTTGGTTATTGGTGCAGACTCTCATACATGCACATATGGTGCTCTTGGCAGTTTCTCAACAGGAATTGGTTCGACTGACATGGCATGTGCAATGGCAACAGGCAAGTGCTGGTTCAAAGTTCCAGAGGCCATCAAGTTTGTCCTCTACGGCAAGAAAACTGGCTGGACATCAGGCAAAGATATCATCCTTCACATTATCGGTATGATAGGTGTTGATGGTGCACTTTACAAGTCAATGGAATACACGGGTGAAGGTTTAAAATCACTTTCGATGGATGACAGGTTCACTATCGCTAACATGGCAATTGAAGCAGGTGCGAAAAATGGCATATTTGAGGTTGATGAAAAGACAATTGAGTATGTAAAACAGCACTCTACAAAACCTTATAAGATATTCAAGGCAGACGAGGATGCAGAGTATTCACAGGTCTTTGAGATTGATATTTCAAAAATTAGACCCACAGTTGCCTTCCCACACCTTCCAGAGAACACAAAAACAATAGATGAGATAACAGAAAAGATTTATATTGACCAAGTTGTGATTGGCTCTTGTACAAACGGCAGAATTGAAGATTTGAGGATTGCAGCAAAAATCTTAAAAGGAAGAAAGGTTAAAAAAGGGCTCAGATGTATCATATTCCCCGCAACACAGAATATATACAAACAGGCATTAAAAGAGGGGCTCATTGAGATATTTATTGACGCTGGATGTGTTGTTTCAACACCCACTTGCGGTCCATGTCTTGGCGGACACATGGGAATTTTGGCAGATGGTGAGAAGGCTCTTGCTACAACAAATAGAAACTTTGTTGGCAGGATGGGTCATCCAAATAGTGAGGTTTATCTGTCATCGCCTGCAATTGCAGCAGCATCAGCAGTTTTAGGCTACATTGGCTCACCTGAAGAGCTTGGTATGAAGGGAGATGAAGAACAATGA
- the leuD gene encoding 3-isopropylmalate dehydratase small subunit: MIFKGKAHKYYDNIDTDVIIPARYLNTSDPAELAKHCLEDLDKEFVNKVQKGDILVAGKNFGCGSSREHAPIAIKACGVSCVIAKSFARIFYRNAINIGLPIVECEEAVDGIEAGDEVEVDLVTGSIKNLTKNKEFKAKPFPEFMQNIMKAGGLIEFVKGELKKDA, translated from the coding sequence ATGATTTTCAAAGGAAAAGCTCACAAGTATTATGATAACATTGACACAGACGTTATTATTCCTGCAAGATATCTTAACACATCTGACCCGGCTGAACTTGCAAAACACTGTTTGGAGGATTTAGACAAAGAGTTTGTGAACAAGGTTCAAAAAGGTGACATTTTGGTTGCAGGTAAGAACTTTGGCTGTGGTTCGTCAAGAGAGCATGCGCCAATTGCAATAAAAGCATGTGGAGTATCTTGTGTTATTGCAAAGTCGTTTGCAAGGATATTTTACAGAAATGCTATAAACATTGGTCTTCCAATTGTTGAGTGCGAAGAGGCAGTAGATGGAATAGAAGCTGGTGATGAGGTTGAAGTTGACCTTGTAACAGGTAGCATAAAAAATCTTACAAAGAACAAAGAGTTCAAGGCAAAGCCGTTTCCTGAGTTCATGCAAAATATCATGAAAGCAGGCGGGCTTATAGAGTTTGTAAAAGGAGAGTTGAAAAAAGATGCATAG
- the leuB gene encoding 3-isopropylmalate dehydrogenase: MHRIAVIPGDGIGPEVIEQALLVLDKVSSKFGVKFEYIFIDAGGCAIDKYGVPIKDEDLELVKKCEATLLGAVGGPKWDGLPGNLRPEQALLKLRGGLKVYANLRPAVLYDELKDSSPLKKEIVSRGIDILVVRELIGGMYFGPKGREVKNGDEVAYDTEVYSKSEVRRIAKVAFEAARKRRKKVTSVDKANILESSRLWRETVEEVAKDYPDVALNHMYVDNASMQLVKDPSQFDVILTSNMFGDILSDEASMIVGSIGMLASASLGDNKVGLYEPIHGTAPDIAGQDLANPIATILSSAMMLRYSFDMEDAAKAIENAVKIALKEGYRTRDIYTENCKLVGTKQMGKIICENI, translated from the coding sequence ATGCATAGGATAGCTGTAATTCCTGGTGATGGAATAGGTCCTGAGGTAATCGAGCAAGCACTACTTGTTCTTGACAAGGTATCTTCAAAGTTTGGAGTTAAATTTGAGTATATCTTCATTGACGCTGGCGGATGTGCAATTGACAAGTATGGTGTGCCAATTAAAGATGAAGATTTGGAACTGGTAAAAAAATGTGAGGCAACACTCTTGGGTGCTGTTGGAGGACCAAAATGGGATGGTCTCCCAGGGAATTTACGACCTGAACAGGCTCTTTTAAAACTCAGAGGGGGACTAAAAGTTTATGCAAACCTGCGACCTGCTGTGCTGTATGATGAGTTAAAAGATTCATCCCCTCTCAAAAAAGAGATTGTATCAAGAGGCATTGATATTCTGGTTGTCAGAGAGCTAATTGGTGGCATGTACTTTGGTCCAAAGGGAAGAGAAGTAAAAAATGGCGATGAAGTGGCTTATGACACAGAGGTGTATTCAAAAAGTGAAGTTAGAAGAATTGCAAAGGTTGCGTTTGAAGCTGCCAGAAAGAGAAGGAAAAAGGTAACCTCTGTTGACAAGGCAAACATCTTGGAGTCTTCAAGGCTCTGGAGAGAAACTGTTGAAGAGGTTGCAAAAGATTATCCTGATGTTGCGCTAAATCACATGTATGTTGACAATGCATCAATGCAGCTTGTAAAAGACCCATCGCAGTTTGATGTTATACTTACTTCCAACATGTTCGGTGACATTTTGTCTGATGAGGCATCAATGATTGTAGGGTCGATTGGGATGCTTGCCTCTGCCTCACTTGGCGACAACAAGGTGGGGCTTTACGAGCCAATTCACGGCACAGCACCGGACATTGCAGGACAAGATTTGGCAAATCCGATTGCAACAATTTTGTCTTCTGCGATGATGCTGCGTTACAGCTTTGACATGGAAGATGCTGCAAAGGCTATAGAAAATGCTGTGAAGATTGCTCTCAAAGAAGGGTATAGAACAAGAGATATCTACACAGAAAATTGCAAACTTGTTGGAACAAAGCAGATGGGAAAAATTATTTGTGAAAATATCTAA